AGCCCCTCTGGGTTCCAGACTGAAGACTGTACCTGCCACGACGTCACCCGGATTGAAGTGATAATCATATTTGTCAAGTAACGCGGCGAAATCTTCGTGAGTAAAGCCGATGTCTGGCAGCGTGGTTTCCCGATTGACCATTCTCTAATGTTCCTAGGTTTTTTCTTACTAATGGTGGATAATGACGTCTCCTTTGTCCGTAAGGACGCAAATAATAGGAGCGCTGGGCGATGCTAAGAGTCATCTTCAGCATCTATCTAGATTTGGCACTAGATCTACCATCGTAGCGCAATATCTGAAACCTTAACTATATATTTTGTTCGTTTGTAGTCTGGCAATGGAGATGCTAAAAGCCCAGGTAGATGCCTGAATGATTACTGAGGGGAAACCATAATGGTGGTGGGTTCTGGTTGTGCAGTATCTTCATATACCTCGTTCAGCACTCTCGGCAAAGGACTGTCTCCAGAGTCCTTGAGCTGATCCAGGGCATCCACAAAATCCCGAATTCCTCGAAACTGTCGATAGACAGATGCAAACCGAACATAAGCCACTTCGCTGAGGGTTTGTAGCTTAGTCAATACGGATTCACCGAGATCAGTACTCGTAACTTCTTTAATCGCTTGCTGTTGGAGTTCTGCTTCCACATCGTCTACCAATGACTCTAGCTGAACCGCAGTCAGCCCCGTCTTTTCACAAGCGGTAACCACTCCTTTGAGCAACTTTGAGCGGTCAAATAGTTCTCTATCCTGATTGCGTTTGATGACGGTGATGGGAACAAACTCAATCCGCTCATAAGTCGTAAATCGACGATTGCATTGCAAGCATTCTCGCCGCCGCCGAACACTCTGTCCCGCCTCTGCTGAGCGCGATTCTAAAACTCGGCTATCGGTATGCTGGCAAAAGGGGCATTGCATACTGGCTTGTTCAAAGTGGATAACAACGCAGTTCTAATTCCAATCAAAACAACATCTGCAAGGTTGAAGTCTCGAACCTTTAACACTCAAAGCGCTGCTTTCTAAATCACTGTTATCAGATACTGTGCCCATTCTACTGCCATTGTTATGTCAGTAAACGGAATAAAAAAAGGATTTTCATGGTCTTGGCGTTGCAATACCAATTGAACCGTTTTGCCTTTATCAGGGGGATGATCCAAATCGACGGATTGGTCATCCACTTGAACCACAACATTTACAATTGTGTGAATCGAACAACGTTGAAGGTTTATCGGTCCTTTTAAAGTGGGTTGCCCCCAAGTTAGGGTTTCTTCTTTCTGCCCCAAAACGGCATAGATATCATATTTGGCACGTTCAAAGGACTGGGCCCAAACACGATAGGCCTCAACTTTGCGATATTCGATCCACCCAAAGCTGGCTAACCCTATAAATACAGAAAGCAATGCCAACCATACGAGCCCTTCTGTCATAACTTATGTTGTATTGGCATTCATGACTGCTGTAGGTAGAGAAGGAAAGGCGCTAGATAACAAGGTTGTTGGAATGACGGAGATACATAACACCTTTCCTCGGTCGGAGGACTATCTAATCAATCCAGACTGATTGGTAGTAAGGGTCACCCAAAAATGGCACTGCTCCAGTTGCAGGGTAGTGATCATCATTAGGCGCAAAAATGTGTCCGACTGCTTCTGATAAATACTGGATCCCTTGTTCGAAAAAAATCATAATTTTCATACGTAAACTCCCATATACAAAATGAATGGGAAAGAGCATTCCCATCCTTATTTGGATCAACGGTTGCTATCTCGTACTTCGATCATAACGTGAATGATTAGAAAAATTAATAAGTCTGATAACTCTGAATATGTATTTTTTATGCAAAGATTAAACAAATACTGAGATGAGTAACGCTTTACTCAAGTTTTATGGGTTGTGTGTTTCTTGTGTAACGAGGATTTGAAGAAAGTTCTTGACGTTCGAATGCTTTTCAAGGCATGATGATAGTCGCATTCGGGGCTATAGCTCAGTTGGTAGAGCACCTGCATGGCATGCAGGGGGTCAGCGGTTCGAATCCGCTTAGCTCCATTTTCTATATCATTTTATGTGGTTCCGTTAAGCTGGACTAGCCGGTGTTTCTCATGCCTGCTGCAATCCCATTAATCGTCAGCAGAGCACCCCGCAGAAGGTCTTTCTCGCTAACGTTTCCAGCTCCTAGGGCAACACGATCTTGCCGCTGATGTTGTCTCAATCGCTTGAGCAAGGACACTTGCAGGAATCCTAATGGAACAATCGTACCGTTCCGCAGATGGACCGAACGCTTAAGGTTAGGATCTCCATCTAGGAGCTGCTGGTTCCCCGTAATCTTAGAGACCATTTCCCGCGTCAAGTAATATTCTTGGGCGATTTGCTCAAACAAACGCTCAAACCGATCCACATCTTCAGAAGAAGTTAATTCCTGAAGATAGTGATGAGCAATTTGCAGATCCACTTTAGCTAAGGTCATTTCTACTT
The Acaryochloris marina S15 genome window above contains:
- the nrdR gene encoding transcriptional regulator NrdR; the protein is MQCPFCQHTDSRVLESRSAEAGQSVRRRRECLQCNRRFTTYERIEFVPITVIKRNQDRELFDRSKLLKGVVTACEKTGLTAVQLESLVDDVEAELQQQAIKEVTSTDLGESVLTKLQTLSEVAYVRFASVYRQFRGIRDFVDALDQLKDSGDSPLPRVLNEVYEDTAQPEPTTIMVSPQ